The Arthrobacter sp. OAP107 DNA segment CCTACAAACCCTTTCCGGGCGGTGCTAGTCTGCGAACATGGCAGCTGCCCAGGAGACCATACCTGTGCTCGACCTCGGCTCCGCGCGCCGGGCCGACGGCTCGTTCAATCCTGGATTCATCGAGGAACTCCGGGACGCCACACACCGCGTCGGTTTCTTCCAGGTCATCGGCTACGGCGGCGCGCCCGGCCAGGCCACGGAGCTGCTGGCTACGATCAAACGCTTTTTCGACCTGCCCCTCGAAGAACGGATGAAGTTGGATAACCGGCTGTCCCCGCATTTCCGCGGCTACACCAGGATGGGCACGGAAGTCACGCAGGGCAGGGCGGATGCGCGCGAGCAGATCGACTATTCACCCGATCGGGAGCCTGTGAAGGACTATCCGCCTGAGCAGCCCTACTGGCTCCTCCAAGGCCCCAACCTCTGGCCGGATGAGTCGATGCCGGAGCTGAAGGACGCCGCCATGGCCTGGGCAGGGCTCATGTCCAATGTGGGGGCCGAGCTCATGCGGGCCATCGCCGTGTCCCTCCAGCAGCCGGAGGACTATTTCGAGGAACCGTTCAGGGATACTCCGGCCTGGATGGGCAAGCTGGTCCATTACGTCGGCGGCGTGGTGGAAGCGGCGGGCGACCAGGGCGTGGGCTCCCACGCGGACTACGGGTTTGTGACCCTCCTCCTCCAGGATGAGGTGGGCGGGCTCGAAGTGCTGCCGCCGGGCGCAAGTTCCTGGGCTCCGGTGGAGCCTATCCCCGAGGCGCTGGTGGTGAATCTGGGCGAAATGCTCGAAGTGGCCACCGAGGGCTATCTGGCCGCCACCATCCACCGGGTCAAGGCCCCGCCGCCCGGCGTGGACCGTTACTCCGTGCCGTTCTTCTGGTCTCCCCGGCTCGACGCGGTGATTGAGCCGGTACCACTCCCGGCGGAGCTGAAGGCGCAGGCGCGCGGCATTTCCGACGACCCGTCCAACCCGATGCTCGCCTCGTTCGGCCTGAACATGCTCAAGGGCCGGATGCGTGCCCACCCGGATGTCACCGAGCGTCACTACCCGGAGCTGATGAAGTCCTGAACAGGCTAAATGCCCACTCGCCATCCCTCGCGGGCGGGGCATGAGTTCACCACGACGTCCAGCCCGGCAGCCTTTGCACGCTCGACGGCGGCATCGTCGAAGACGCCCAGCTGCAGCCACACCGCCTTGGCACCGACCGCGATGGCCTGGTCAATGACGGGCCCCACCTTCTCGGAGTTGACGAAGCAGTCCACGACGTCGATCGGGTGCTTTGCCGCCGGGATCTCGGCGAGCGAGCGGTAGCCCTTCTCCCCGTGCACGTCCTCGCCGGGCAGGTTGACCGGAATGATCTCCATGCCCATCCGGTCCCGGACATACAGCGAGACGTCGTACGCCGAGCGCCACTCATTCCGGGTCAGGCCCACAACGGCCCACGTGCCCTTCGTTCGCATGAGTCGGTCGATAACCGCCGGATCGTTTTCGTGGGACATGCCCCAACTCTACTCCTGCGGCCATTTGACGGCGTTTTCCGAATATCTGAGTGTCTGCCGCCGGCCCGCGGCATAAAAAATGCCGGGCTGGAATTTGATGGGGGA contains these protein-coding regions:
- a CDS encoding 2-oxoglutarate and iron-dependent oxygenase domain-containing protein; translation: MAAAQETIPVLDLGSARRADGSFNPGFIEELRDATHRVGFFQVIGYGGAPGQATELLATIKRFFDLPLEERMKLDNRLSPHFRGYTRMGTEVTQGRADAREQIDYSPDREPVKDYPPEQPYWLLQGPNLWPDESMPELKDAAMAWAGLMSNVGAELMRAIAVSLQQPEDYFEEPFRDTPAWMGKLVHYVGGVVEAAGDQGVGSHADYGFVTLLLQDEVGGLEVLPPGASSWAPVEPIPEALVVNLGEMLEVATEGYLAATIHRVKAPPPGVDRYSVPFFWSPRLDAVIEPVPLPAELKAQARGISDDPSNPMLASFGLNMLKGRMRAHPDVTERHYPELMKS
- a CDS encoding CoA-binding protein encodes the protein MSHENDPAVIDRLMRTKGTWAVVGLTRNEWRSAYDVSLYVRDRMGMEIIPVNLPGEDVHGEKGYRSLAEIPAAKHPIDVVDCFVNSEKVGPVIDQAIAVGAKAVWLQLGVFDDAAVERAKAAGLDVVVNSCPAREGWRVGI